A region of Alkalibaculum bacchi DNA encodes the following proteins:
- a CDS encoding DUF2922 domain-containing protein produces the protein MPELKLDLSFKRADGGNAKISIEDAKPDITEAQANSLMDLIIANNIFTPNGSSLTAKSKIELISTDVTEFSVV, from the coding sequence ATGCCCGAATTAAAACTTGACCTTAGCTTCAAAAGAGCTGATGGTGGTAATGCAAAGATATCTATCGAAGACGCTAAACCTGATATTACAGAAGCGCAAGCTAATAGCTTAATGGATTTGATTATTGCTAATAATATCTTTACACCAAATGGATCTAGCTTAACTGCAAAGAGCAAAATTGAATTGATTTCTACGGATGTAACGGAATTTAGCGTAGTTTAG
- a CDS encoding DUF1659 domain-containing protein, with the protein MPVQANVSNLKLQLMYNYGVDDKGNVITKSKTYSNINNTVTDQVKYDVAVAIAALQAHALEGVHVIQDNLLLNV; encoded by the coding sequence ATGCCAGTTCAAGCAAATGTAAGCAATCTAAAATTACAGCTTATGTATAACTACGGAGTAGATGACAAGGGAAATGTAATAACAAAATCCAAAACCTACTCTAATATTAACAATACTGTAACAGATCAAGTGAAATACGACGTAGCAGTAGCTATCGCCGCCCTTCAAGCTCATGCTCTTGAAGGGGTTCATGTGATACAGGATAATCTTTTGTTGAATGTATAA